Part of the Cyprinus carpio isolate SPL01 chromosome A1, ASM1834038v1, whole genome shotgun sequence genome is shown below.
TGTTTACTTCATCACTACAGTGACcttttatatgtcaaaagatcaaaataattgttttctcagttcatgaccctgTTAACATATCCACTCAAAATTGGCCAAGTACTTGAAATGAAAAGCAAAGCTGCATTTAAGGTAGTGAAAGAACatccaaataaatgcatatacaatATTCTTTGAAATGCGACATGGTTCATGATAATTTTGTTACAAGTTCTTTCTTCATTCTTCCAGCAAATGTTGCATTGAAGTTCTTTATTGTTGAATGTGGCACCACATTTTTTTAAGTGCTTTGTGCAGGCTTTGCAAGGCTTTCatattttaaccaattaaaaattaattttgggaTACAAATATGATATTTGGGGATTTTGTGACTGCCCTGCAATGTCATTATCTTTTCTAATCTGCATTTGCATCTCTGTGTTAACATATTtcataattgtgttttgtttttttgttttttttcaggacaaTTCTGGAAAAAATGGGCTCGCTGGGAAAAGTGACACTGTTGCAAGACCCCCCAAAACATGGGACAGTTTAAAAGTATGCAAATTAATAAACGCATCTTTACTGAATTTTGTTGTGGTGGTATTGTTAAGTGGCAAGGTTTATTTCCTCTGCCTTAGGATTCCAAGTGTCCAGAGTCATGTGACGGTGTGAGTGGGAAACCCACTGCTGCAGTGTGCTTTAGTTTGTTTCCAACACATGCTGTAAGTGCCAGACCAACCACAACAGACTGGGCTATCTGACCAATCATAGCAGACTAGGCTATTTAGAAAGGAGAGGTTTAGAGAGATCAGATCCTTGAACAAATGGTTTCAGGCACAGTGATGAAAAGAAGTGATGCTGCAATGTATataatgaaatttttaaaaatgtaaggtttttttttttttttttttttttttttttttttttgaagcatgaaAACATATTGTAGGAGACCTccaaaacaaaattatgaaacatcaaaatagcataataggggcactttaagaaaaaaactgttgggtttgtgaataaatgaataaaacaaaactgaattttggtttatgttgtataatttggcttccagaaagaaagaaaaaaatcactaacTCATTGTTTACCCATCTAAAATGCAACAGCAAACATCTGCAACATATGATCTTCGGCATACTGCTGCGGGTCCCAAGAGAATTACTACAAATGTCCTGGAAGATATTACAGCCAGTTGTGACGAAGATCTTGATATATGTGACCTGGACAGTGTGGCCAGCAGTGTGGACAGCGCAGCAGAGGAGATGTTTATTGATGGTCTTGACCCTGTTCTAGATGGgtaagtttcttttttatttagtactaaaTAACAATGCAAGTATGCTTTGATTGGTCATTTTATTGTCAGCCTGTTCATTTAGATTGTggagtatttaaatattaattgctAATTCTGTTTTTTACTTCTTGTGCCATGCCATAGGCCTTCACATGACATTTACTCACCAGAGGAGGATTGCGATTCAGAGTATGCTTTGAGTGGTCATTTTATTGCCAGCCTGTTCATTTAGATTGTggagtatttaaatattaattggtAAATCTGTTTTTTACTTCTTGTGCCATGCCATAGGCCTTCACATAACATTTACTCACCAGAGGAGGACTGTGATTCAGTGGCCAGCCCACAGCATAGAAAGAGATCACGTCTGTCTTACACATGTTCTACTACTGGAAGAGATGTCAGGGAAGATGAAAACGATGGTTCATCTGGAACATCAAATGAAAAGTGGCATAGCTCAGATGATGCAGATATTAAGCCACCCCATCTAGACTTCACACCTGTCCAAGAACCTGGGCCACAGATTTTACCAAATAGGTGCACTAGTCCTCTGCAATTTTTTCAACtgctgtttccaaaaaaaatgtgGCAGACCATTGTAGTCCACACTAATGACTATGGAGCAAAGTGCCATGAGAAAAAGGGCAAAGTGTGGGACTACATTTGTCAAAAAGACTTGAAGTCATACATAGCACTGGTAATTTACATGAGTATGTTTAGGTGCTCTTCATTGACAGACTATTGGAGTGTGTCTGAGCACTTCAGTCTGTCCTTTCCAGCAAAACTCATGTCTTACAAGAAATTTCTGTCAATCTCCAAAGCCCTTCATCTAAGTGATAGCAAGGAGGATGAGAAGAACAGCTTTAGGAAGGGAACGGCAGCCTATGAACGGTTAGGTAAAATTCAACCTCTGTATCAAGTCATTAGGGAGGCCTGCAAGACCTTTTTTCATCCTTTTCAGAACATCACCATCGTTGAAAGAATGGTCACATCGCAGGAGAAAACTGTACTGAAGCGCTGTGTGAAAAACAAATCCCCAAATATGGGGTACAAACTCTTTGCTCTGACAGACTGCACCTGTGGCTATACGTGGGACTTCTTTATTTACGAGGGCAAGTCATGTGCGTCACAGAATGTGGGCCTCAGCTATGAGTCTGTTATGGCATTGGTGGATGAAAATACGTTGGGCTCTGGGTACAAACTGTTTGTGGACAAATTTTACACCAGCCCCACACTCTTCAGAGACCTCTTGTATAAAAAGATCTGGGCTTGTGGCCCCATTTGGACAAACAGGACAGGTTTCCCAAAAACAGTTGTGAACAGATTGTCGAAGAACGCTCCACGCGGCACCATGCGCTGGATCAGGGATGACAGTCTTCTGTTTGTTGAGTGGAAAGACTCACAGGAAGTGCAGATGTGCTCCACCTTCCATAAAGCCTTTGAAGGTGATACTGTGCAGAGAAAGGTGAAAAGCGATACACATCGGACCATTGTGGAGGTTCCCATTCCAGCTGTGGTGCTGGACTACAACAGGTTAGGAGAATTTATTTGGTGttccttgtttttatttattgtacctgtgcctttaatgcattaaatgcCTTGATCTTTTTAGAGtttgaaatatgcattttatatttccaCACAGGAACATGGAAGTAGTTGATTTGTCGGATCGCATTACTGGACATTACCGAGCTCTGCTCAAACCGCGAAAGTGGTATCAATGTGTGTTTTACCACTTTTTGGACATCATTGTAGAGAACGCATTCATCATGCAGGAACTAATGGCCAAGGGAAAGAACAAGAAGCCTTTGACCAGAAAGGCATTCTTGGAGATGCTTATTTTAGAGCTTACAGAATTGTGTCCTCAAGACTAAGCTCCGGTTCCCTCAGTTCGCTCTTTTAGATCCTCCTCGGCAGTTCCTTCTGTGTTCCACAAGGCAAAGCATATAACAGCGGACAGCGCTGGCAGGCTCTGCAGCCAGAAAACACTAGCCACGTGTGAGACTTATGACCTGATGTGCTTCTGATTTATGGCTTCAGTATGTAACAGTGTCACCATGgtgcattcattcaaaaaaacatcagaatatgtaaattaaatataatttacattgtaaAGTGGAATAAATggttttgaatggaattaaattctgcgttttatgtgtttgtttggtttatacATGAGAAAACATTTGGTCAAATCAACGTGGTTCCACACTCATTTTGTAGGTTATTTTGAGGTAATGCAGTGGTTATTGGCTACATTTTATCTGCCACagattctttatttattttctttacagaaAAGAGATTATTTTAGAATTATGCATCTGCTATCctgcaaaaacatttatacagaGATCTTGTAATGACTGTCAGTTACTCTTTCTGTgttgacagacagataaatagatatagAGCTACTATATTGAGAGTCCGTCAGTGAGTTTCATCGCAAGAGGAAAGTTTAACTTCTCACACATTACCTGCTCgtgttacaaataaaacattctggAAATGTATTTACGACCTCATTAAATGACACTTCAGTCAAGATGCATTAAAACAGTCAAAACATTTTCTGCGAAGATATGTAAATTCATTTTAGCACTGTTTAATGTATGGCTGAAGGCTGTATTTAAGTTCTAAATGGCTTTGTTTTAATGTGCTGaaacaaactgaactttttttttttttttttttttttgtactgaaattACCATGGTTACGAAACAGGGTGGGATTCTGGGTTCGAATGGTTCTGTCATACTGCCCCTGGCCGTTTAAAATGAATCGATTCGCGGGAAAACCCAAACAAATCTTAAGAATTAACTGTTAACTTTATTTCTTAAGAAAATACCTACTTTTATAGAAGTTTTATAGATTTCTTATGTGAAgtagaacatttaattaaaccactaagattaattaataacgaaaaaaaaatatttcttttttgagGAGATATGTACCTTTCATGTATCGTGATTAATACttggtttaatgtgtttttgtgtctttttattattattattattatttatttttataatcctcTTTACTCGTTCTGTTCCTCCtttttttctctcgctctctctctcttctcttccatTAGTTCAGATGACTTTGGATgtattgttaatacattttatgtaatgtatgcTAAGTTGTATCTcattaatgtcatttttgaatttgcaataagaataaataaatacaaagaatcGATTCGCGGGAAATACACCCCTTCACTAATTACGTCACTTCCTGTGAACTCCCGCGCGGAGAGCAAGTGAACTTATGTGATTGTTGCTTACATCTCTAGCAGGTGAGTTGTTTAGGTTTTTGGCTAATCTTCGAAACAGTTAACACTATATATTATTTGCGGGTCTGTCAGCTTACTCACCAGGTTTTAAGTTTAAGTATAGTTTACTATGAGCGCGTGTCTTGTTCGTTTAAAGAGACTGAGTTTAAATTCTTATCTGTAGTCAACAACGGCGCACAAACAACGACTTGCTTGATCTGCGTGCTAAACGGTATGGCATTATAtagaacactgaaataaaaataatatacgaATTTGAGATTATAGTGGCATGTGGTTTGTTAGTACTCCCTAAAACACGCAGAGGCCACTAATTCAATGTTTACTCGCCTTACATTCAGCAGGATACATTCGCATCGATGGATCCAAAGAAAAGTACTGAGAATGGCGTGGAGGCCAGCATAGCCAGCAATGATGAAGATCTTTATGTTTGTGACCAGTACAGTGTGGCCAGCAGTGTGGACAGCGCAGCAGAGGAAATGTTAAGGAATGGTCTTGATCCTGTTCTAGATTGGTGAGTTTTTCTACACGTTTTCTTGagacacatttattttcttttaacaaCGTTTTAGCACTCGCATTTATAATGTGGGTTAAATATTATGTTTGACgcaaataaatgttattgtatGGAATTCGTCATAACAGCAAGTTGGAATGGGGATTCAATGGAATCATTGAAGATCCatagcaaataattaaatttttataatcttAAAATCCATACCTATAATAGCAAAGGACtatgcttttatttatgtatgtatagtaAAACACCAGCAACAACATGCCACTAGGGGCCTTCTGACAcaattaagtataaaaataaaatacctttcACTCCAGAGGTCTACAATGTGTTACTGTGTCTATAAATCACATATTAACAAGTAAGAatataaactacttttttttttttttttttttaatggaagagcATCAGACTTTGTACTTGTGAAATTGTTAAACATAAAGTCTTAAAGTCCTGTGTACATATGAGTATGAAGATGAATATTTGAATGAACAGCAGTTAATGTGTCATTTGCATGACGTGACAGATTTTTCCCCCTTGTGTACTGGTGTTCTTATCTCTTTTTCATCTAAGAAAACAGGCTAACCAATATGATTCATGCTTTTGGTCACATGCCCAGAGCCACTACTGTTATATAAAACTACAACTTTGTGGCGCTCACGAACAGACTATTTTGCTAAGTGACTGTAAATAGCTAAGGAGGAATTCAAAACTGACTCTCTTGTTTCTGTACTCTTGTATTTGCCGTCttatgaacaccatagcaaaaacaaaaatatgaatggctgtttaaaaacatgttaataatgTTTGAGTAGTTCTCTGTGACAAGCAGGTTAGGAACAAAATTGTGCAGTGCTGCGTTGTGTACTGGTGTAACTGCTGTATTTCTGCTCTTCTAGGAGTGGAACCTACTGTCAGTGAATTTCTGTgttcattcagcccatctgccAATTTTATGCATTTGTCTGAACCAACAAATCGCATGCAAAAACAGACTGAACATTTGTGTTGGTGTGAACACAGGCACTTAATCAACACAGTTGTGAAGAACCTTGCTAatcgttttttttcttcttcttgtcccATGGAATAGGCCTTCACCTGATATTTACTCACCAGATGAGGACTGTGACCTACAGCAGAGAAAGAGATCCCGTCGGTCTTCCACATGTTCTGCTGCTGGAGCAGATGGCAGGGAGAGTGAAAATGATGGCGTATCAACAGAAAGGTGGCGCAGCTTAGATGAAACAGATGTTGAACCGCTTCAGCTCGACTTCACACCCGTCCAAGAACCTGGACCAAAGTTTTTACCAAGCAATTGTAGCAGTCCTCTGCAGTTTTTTCAGTTgttctttccaaaaaaaacgATGCAGTCTATTGTAGGGCACACAAATGTCTATGGGAGCAAGTGCAAGGATGTGGGTAATCCTTGGCTCTACCTTTCTCTGAAAGACTTGAAGTCGTACATAGGACTAGTAATTTACACAGGTCTTTTGAAGTGCTCTTTACTGACAGAATATTGGAGGAAGTCCCAGTACTTCAGTCCATCCTTTCCTGCACATGTCATGTCTTACCAAAAATTTGTGACAATTGCCAATACTCTTCATTTCAGCGATACCATTGAAGATGAGAAAAATTACTTGAAGAAGGGAACAGCAGCCTATGAACAGTTAGGTAAAATTCTGCCTCTATATCAACTCATTCGAGAGGCGTGCAAGACCCATTTTCATCCCTTTCAGAACATCACCATTGATGAAAGAATATTGGCAGCACAGCCTAGAACTGGACTCAAACAATCCATGGAAGACAAATCTACAGATAGAGGATACAAACTCTTTGCTCTGACAGACTGCACCTGTGGCTATACGTGGGACTTCTTTATTTACGAGGGGAAGTCATGTGCATCACAGAATGTGGGCCTGAGCTATGAGTCCGTTATGGCATTGTTGGATGAAAATACGTTGGGCTCTGGGTACAAACTGTTTGTGGATAAATTTTACACCAGCCCCACACTCTTCAGGGACCTCTTGTATAAAAAGATCTGGGCTTGTGGCCCCATTTGGACAAACAGGACAGGTTTCCCAAAAACAGTTGTGAACAGATTGTCAAAGAACGCTCCACGCGGCACCATGCGCTGGATCAGGGATGACAGTCTTCTGTTTGTTGAGTGGAAAGACTCACAGGTAGTGCAGATGTGCTCCACCTTCCATAAAGCCTTTGAAGGTGATACTGTGCAGAGAAAGGTGAAAAGCGATACACATCGGACCCTTGTGGAGGTTCCCATTCCAGCTGTGGTGCTGGACTACAACAGGTTAGTAGAATTTCAGTGATGGTCCTTTGGCCTGTTTCATGGAACCAGTTCCAGGTAACagtgagtgtattttttttttttggggggggggggggggggtcaagaTGATGGATTGGTGTATTGGTATAGAAAATTAcccccctttaaaaataatcaaattttgttaCTTTgaagcctgaaatgaagatgctgttttatccagctgtatttactcagtgcaaatTGGAACatacaacacaaacaataaaaaaaacaaaacaaaaaacaaaatcaaaaaacagaaaaaactaacacccaaaaataaaaaccaccTCCTAAAAACAACCTATCAGGTGTAGCtgatcaccttctcaatggcacacaaagccatttgacgttcacctgtgatcagctgtggtcattttgattagctcaccatgaaaagagctttcctggagcattctGTCcctggtagtgcaactgaagaaAACAATCAGGTGGCAAGGCACTATCAAAAGATCTCCAGGATAAAGtcgtggacaggcacaagtcaggagatggatacaaaaaaaaatgtcaaaggctttcaatgcctagaagcacagtgaagtctattattaagaagtggaaggtatttggtacaacacagacccttcctggatcaggacgtcactccaaactggatgaaagagactggaggaaactggtcagagaggctaccaagaggcctacagcaactctgaagcagttgcaggaatttatgacaaagagtggtcattgtgtgcatgacAACAATACCACAAATTCTCCatagaaatataaaaccaaaaccaaattagccactcctcaagaaaggccacatgcagtcacgactgagctttgccaaaacacactgTGAAGGTTCTACGGCAGATGAGACTTAAATTGAATTATAAACTCAAAACCAAATGATATGGCTGGTGAAAATCCAATACAgttcaccatccaaataacagcattcctacagtaaagcatggaggtggtcatatcctgttatggggtgtttctctgcagcagggactggagcacttgtcaggaaaAAAGgtaaaatggatggggcaaaataccatcaaattctcaatctgctgccctctgccagaaagttgtcaggCAAAACGGAGCACACTGtggttgaaaaacaaaaaaaacaatgtcctAAGGAGAAAAAGATGAATGTCCTTGCGTGGACCAGttagagcccagacttaaacctaaaaaaaaatctaatgaaggAAAATCGTTGCAAAGGCTGCAGTCCACAAatggtcaccatcaaatttaactgaatttgAGCAGTGTTGCAAGAAgggtgcaaagttagtagagacatatcccaacaaactaaaggctgtaattaaaacaaaaagttcaaaaaaaatcctaaaaaaaggGGTGTGATACTTTTTCCAACTCcgtgaatctgtttttgttttcttagagGTTACCGTTATATCTTTCACTCggacatcataaaaaacaaaaactaaacaaaaacttcACCCCACTTCATCAAAAATGTGATATTATAAATACCCACTATTAACAATATTCAATtcctttaaattaatataaatatgtgttaaatgctttagaatatttatatatagatatatatatatataatataatatatatataatgaatcttGTTTCCTTTTAAGTTCTTTTTGaacctatattaaaaaaaaattaaattataagttTAAAGTTAacgtttaactttaaaatgttggCTTTTTTCTTTCCACCCAGGATTGTGGGGACAGTGGAGCCATCCAGTTTCATCACTGGACATTACAGAGTTCTACATAAACCAAAAAAGTGGTATCAGTGTGTTTTTTATCACCTTTTGGACATTGCCGTagataatgctttcattttgcaTAAACTGGtggccaaaagaaaaaaacaaaaagctctgACACGGAAGACATTCCTCGAGATGCTTGTTTTAGAGCTTATAGAAATGGATGGCGAGAACAGGTTTGAAGCTGCATCGGTTTCCTCGGCTAATCCTGCGGCTCTCAACTCGTCTTCTCCTTCTGCTCCTGTCTCAGCTCCTCCATCTCCTGAATCATCACTTCCTGAAGGAACCCACAGGCCCAAGCACTTCATGCCGGACAGTGCTCTCGGTAGGCGCAAGTGCAAGCTCTGCCACCTGAAAACTCCAGTCGTGTGTGTGACTTGTGAAGTGCCATTGTGCTTTCAACCCAAGCGTGACTGTTTTAATCAGTGGCATGAACACAAGGTTTTTATTCGTGATGGGTT
Proteins encoded:
- the LOC109095492 gene encoding piggyBac transposable element-derived protein 4-like isoform X3 translates to MPSKRCYFHPDCRSSVFGLPRNAGLREQWLTFIFKTVPEKYNSYIALCAAHFTDDSFLNVREFNAGFAQKLVMKDGAVPTLRGETVVYGPQPDNSGKNGLAGKSDTVARPPKTWDSLKDSKCPESCDGVSGKPTAAVCFSLFPTHAQTSATYDLRHTAAGPKRITTNVLEDITASCDEDLDICDLDSVASSVDSAAEEMFIDGLDPVLDGPSHNIYSPEEDCDSVASPQHRKRSRLSYTCSTTGRDVREDENDGSSGTSNEKWHSSDDADIKPPHLDFTPVQEPGPQILPNRCTSPLQFFQLLFPKKMWQTIVVHTNDYGAKCHEKKGKVWDYICQKDLKSYIALVIYMSMFRCSSLTDYWSVSEHFSLSFPAKLMSYKKFLSISKALHLSDSKEDEKNSFRKGTAAYERLGKIQPLYQVIREACKTFFHPFQNITIVERMVTSQEKTVLKRCVKNKSPNMGYKLFALTDCTCGYTWDFFIYEGKSCASQNVGLSYESVMALVDENTLGSGYKLFVDKFYTSPTLFRDLLYKKIWACGPIWTNRTGFPKTVVNRLSKNAPRGTMRWIRDDSLLFVEWKDSQEVQMCSTFHKAFEGDTVQRKVKSDTHRTIVEVPIPAVVLDYNRNMEVVDLSDRITGHYRALLKPRKWYQCVFYHFLDIIVENAFIMQELMAKGKNKKPLTRKAFLEMLILELTELCPQD
- the LOC122134481 gene encoding piggyBac transposable element-derived protein 4-like, whose protein sequence is MDPKKSTENGVEASIASNDEDLYVCDQYSVASSVDSAAEEMLRNGLDPVLDWPSPDIYSPDEDCDLQQRKRSRRSSTCSAAGADGRESENDGVSTERWRSLDETDVEPLQLDFTPVQEPGPKFLPSNCSSPLQFFQLFFPKKTMQSIVGHTNVYGSKCKDVGNPWLYLSLKDLKSYIGLVIYTGLLKCSLLTEYWRKSQYFSPSFPAHVMSYQKFVTIANTLHFSDTIEDEKNYLKKGTAAYEQLGKILPLYQLIREACKTHFHPFQNITIDERILAAQPRTGLKQSMEDKSTDRGYKLFALTDCTCGYTWDFFIYEGKSCASQNVGLSYESVMALLDENTLGSGYKLFVDKFYTSPTLFRDLLYKKIWACGPIWTNRTGFPKTVVNRLSKNAPRGTMRWIRDDSLLFVEWKDSQVVQMCSTFHKAFEGDTVQRKVKSDTHRTLVEVPIPAVVLDYNRIVGTVEPSSFITGHYRVLHKPKKWYQCVFYHLLDIAVDNAFILHKLVAKRKKQKALTRKTFLEMLVLELIEMDGENRFEAASVSSANPAALNSSSPSAPVSAPPSPESSLPEGTHRPKHFMPDSALGRRKCKLCHLKTPVVCVTCEVPLCFQPKRDCFNQWHEHKVFIRDGFNFEST
- the LOC109095492 gene encoding piggyBac transposable element-derived protein 4-like isoform X1 → MPSKRCYFHPDCRSSVFGLPRNAGLREQWLTFIFKTVPEKYNSYIALCAAHFTDDSFLNVREFNAGFAQKLVMKDGAVPTLRGETVVYGPQPDNSGKNGLAGKSDTVARPPKTWDSLKDSKCPESCDGVSGKPTAAVCFSLFPTHAQTSATYDLRHTAAGPKRITTNVLEDITASCDEDLDICDLDSVASSVDSAAEEMFIDGLDPVLDGPSHDIYSPEEDCDSDFLLLVPCHRPSHNIYSPEEDCDSVASPQHRKRSRLSYTCSTTGRDVREDENDGSSGTSNEKWHSSDDADIKPPHLDFTPVQEPGPQILPNRCTSPLQFFQLLFPKKMWQTIVVHTNDYGAKCHEKKGKVWDYICQKDLKSYIALVIYMSMFRCSSLTDYWSVSEHFSLSFPAKLMSYKKFLSISKALHLSDSKEDEKNSFRKGTAAYERLGKIQPLYQVIREACKTFFHPFQNITIVERMVTSQEKTVLKRCVKNKSPNMGYKLFALTDCTCGYTWDFFIYEGKSCASQNVGLSYESVMALVDENTLGSGYKLFVDKFYTSPTLFRDLLYKKIWACGPIWTNRTGFPKTVVNRLSKNAPRGTMRWIRDDSLLFVEWKDSQEVQMCSTFHKAFEGDTVQRKVKSDTHRTIVEVPIPAVVLDYNRNMEVVDLSDRITGHYRALLKPRKWYQCVFYHFLDIIVENAFIMQELMAKGKNKKPLTRKAFLEMLILELTELCPQD
- the LOC109095492 gene encoding piggyBac transposable element-derived protein 4-like isoform X4, translating into MPSKRCYFHPDCRSSVFGLPRNAGLREQWLTFIFKTVPEKYNSYIALCAAHFTDDSFLNVREFNAGFAQKLVMKDGAVPTLRGETVVYGPQPDNSGKNGLAGKSDTVARPPKTWDSLKQTSATYDLRHTAAGPKRITTNVLEDITASCDEDLDICDLDSVASSVDSAAEEMFIDGLDPVLDGPSHDIYSPEEDCDSDFLLLVPCHRPSHNIYSPEEDCDSVASPQHRKRSRLSYTCSTTGRDVREDENDGSSGTSNEKWHSSDDADIKPPHLDFTPVQEPGPQILPNRCTSPLQFFQLLFPKKMWQTIVVHTNDYGAKCHEKKGKVWDYICQKDLKSYIALVIYMSMFRCSSLTDYWSVSEHFSLSFPAKLMSYKKFLSISKALHLSDSKEDEKNSFRKGTAAYERLGKIQPLYQVIREACKTFFHPFQNITIVERMVTSQEKTVLKRCVKNKSPNMGYKLFALTDCTCGYTWDFFIYEGKSCASQNVGLSYESVMALVDENTLGSGYKLFVDKFYTSPTLFRDLLYKKIWACGPIWTNRTGFPKTVVNRLSKNAPRGTMRWIRDDSLLFVEWKDSQEVQMCSTFHKAFEGDTVQRKVKSDTHRTIVEVPIPAVVLDYNRNMEVVDLSDRITGHYRALLKPRKWYQCVFYHFLDIIVENAFIMQELMAKGKNKKPLTRKAFLEMLILELTELCPQD
- the LOC109095492 gene encoding piggyBac transposable element-derived protein 4-like isoform X2 — encoded protein: MPSKRCYFHPDCRSSVFGLPRNAGLREQWLTFIFKTVPEKYNSYIALCAAHFTDDSFLNVREFNAGFAQKLVMKDGAVPTLRGETVVYGPQPDNSGKNGLAGKSDTVARPPKTWDSLKDSKCPESCDGVSGKPTAAVCFSLFPTHAQTSATYDLRHTAAGPKRITTNVLEDITASCDEDLDICDLDSVASSVDSAAEEMFIDGLDPVLDGPSHDIYSPEEDCDSEPSHNIYSPEEDCDSVASPQHRKRSRLSYTCSTTGRDVREDENDGSSGTSNEKWHSSDDADIKPPHLDFTPVQEPGPQILPNRCTSPLQFFQLLFPKKMWQTIVVHTNDYGAKCHEKKGKVWDYICQKDLKSYIALVIYMSMFRCSSLTDYWSVSEHFSLSFPAKLMSYKKFLSISKALHLSDSKEDEKNSFRKGTAAYERLGKIQPLYQVIREACKTFFHPFQNITIVERMVTSQEKTVLKRCVKNKSPNMGYKLFALTDCTCGYTWDFFIYEGKSCASQNVGLSYESVMALVDENTLGSGYKLFVDKFYTSPTLFRDLLYKKIWACGPIWTNRTGFPKTVVNRLSKNAPRGTMRWIRDDSLLFVEWKDSQEVQMCSTFHKAFEGDTVQRKVKSDTHRTIVEVPIPAVVLDYNRNMEVVDLSDRITGHYRALLKPRKWYQCVFYHFLDIIVENAFIMQELMAKGKNKKPLTRKAFLEMLILELTELCPQD